The following coding sequences lie in one Populus nigra chromosome 15, ddPopNigr1.1, whole genome shotgun sequence genomic window:
- the LOC133674742 gene encoding trimethyltridecatetraene synthase-like — protein sequence MDAFSLIVLVVAWLFALLYLPNFFKSWFSPLKLPPGPKPWPIIGNFNLLGPLPHQSLHQLSLKYGKTMQLHFGSYPVMVTSSLDMAKQILKTYDHMFASRPQTAAGKYTTYEYSDLAWAPYGPYWRQGRKIYLTELFSAKRLESYEYMRVEEMREFTRRLYRNCGKSIELKDYLSHYTLSIISRIVLGKKYFSASESEKEIVTLEEFQEMLDELFLLNGVLNIGDWIPWLDFLDLQGYVKRMKKLKVRFDKFHDHVIDEHNVRRKTTKNWQPKDMVDLLLQLADDPELEVKLTRDNIKGLTQDLIAGGTDTAATMGDWSMSELLKKPQLFKRVTDELDRVVGRERWVEEKDIPQLPYIEAIMKEAMRMHPSAVMLAPHLALQDCKVGGYDIPKGTRIFINTWSMGRDPDLWEDPEDFRPERFIGKGVDIKGHNFELLPFGSGRRMCPGYPLGTKMILVSLANMLHGFTWELPPGIKPEDVKRDEVFGLATQRKYPTVAVAKPRLPLHLYN from the exons ATGGATGCTTTCTCGTTGATTGTTTTGGTAGTAGCATGGCTTTTTGCCCTTCTTTACctcccaaatttttttaaatcctggTTTAGCCCATTGAAACTTCCACCAGGTCCTAAACCGTGGCCAATTATTGGCAACTTCAACCTTCTGGGTCCTCTCCCTCACCAATCTCTTCACCAATTGTCTCTCAAGTATGGAAAAACTATGCAGCTCCATTTTGGGTCCTATCCAGTTATGGTTACCTCATCACTGGACATGGCAAAGCAAATTTTGAAGACTTACGATCACATGTTTGCTAGCAGACCTCAAACTGCTGCTGGCAAGTACACAACTTATGAGTATTCCGATCTTGCTTGGGCACCCTATGGACCTTACTGGCGCCAAGGTCGTAAAATCTACCTCACTGAGCTGTTTAGTGCAAAAAGACTGGAGTCCTATGAGTACATGCGAGTGGAGGAGATGCGTGAATTTACAAGACGACTATATCGCAACTGTGGTAAGTCTATTGAGCTTAAAGATTATCTCTCTCATTACACTCTTAGCATTATTAGCAGGATTGTGTTGGGCAAGAAGTACTTCAGTGCATCGGAATCCGAAAAAGAAATAGTTACACTCGAGGAATTTCAGGAAATGCTAGATGAGTTGTTCTTGCTTAATGGGGTGTTGAACATTGGGGACTGGATCCCGTGGCTAGATTTCTTGGACTTGCAGGGTTATGTGAAGAGAATGAAAAAGCTCAAGGTAAGATTTGATAAGTTTCATGACCATGTCATTGATGAACACAACGTTAGgagaaaaacaaccaaaaactgGCAGCCGAAAGACATGGTGGATCTGCTCTTGCAGCTTGCTGATGACCCCGAGCTTGAAGTTAAGTTAACTAGAGACAACATCAAGGGTTTGACACAg GACCTGATTGCTGGAGGAACGGATACCGCTGCTACAATGGGGGATTGGTCAATGTCTGAACTCTTGAAAAAGCCCCAGTTATTCAAAAGGGTAACCGACGAGCTGGACAGAGTTGTTGGAAGAGAAAGATGGGTGGAAGAGAAAGACATCCCTCAACTTCCATACATAGAAGCAATAATGAAAGAGGCGATGAGGATGCATCCATCTGCTGTTATGCTTGCACCCCATTTGGCACTACAAGATTGTAAAGTTGGGGGCTATGACATTCCTAAAGGAACTAGAATCTTCATTAACACATGGAGTATGGGTAGAGACCCTGATCTGTGGGAAGATCCTGAGGATTTTAGGCCAGAAAGGTTCATCGGTAAGGGAGTTGATATTAAAGGACATAACTTTGAGTTGTTGCCATTTGGTTCTGGGAGAAGAATGTGCCCTGGCTATCCCCTTGGGACAAAGATGATTCTTGTCAGCTTAGCTAACATGTTGCACGGATTTACTTGGGAATTGCCTCCTGGAATAAAACCAGAAGATGTGAAACGAGATGAAGTTTTTGGATTGGCAACACAGAGAAAGTACCCAACTGTTGCAGTGGCAAAGCCTCGACTCCCACTTCATCTTTATAATTAG
- the LOC133674741 gene encoding putative pectinesterase/pectinesterase inhibitor 45 gives MVFQDFDLLSERRRLERRQKLRKKVAIAAVSGIAFFVIVGAGVFALVSNHKSSPGNNGGSAVPQPVESTKPISRVSRVIKTVCNATTYQETCQKTLEKEVEKDPSLVQPKNILKIAIKAADEEMKKVLKKASSFKFDDPREKAAFEDCLELVENAKEELKDSVAHVGDDLGKLAKNAPDLNNWLSAVMSYQQTCIDGFPEGKLKSDMEKTFKASKELTSNSLAMVSSLTSFMKSFPFPATLNRRLLAKEDNSPALNKDDLPGWMSNEDRRILKGASKDKPKPNVTVAKDGSGDFQSISEALAAMPAKYEGRYVIFVKQGIYDETVTVTKKMANITIYGDGSQKTIVTGNKNFADGVQTFRTATFAVLGDGFLCKAMGFRNTAGPEKHQAVAIRVQADRAIFLNCRFEGYQDTLYAQTHRQFYRSCVITGTVDFIFGDATAIFQNCLITVRKPLENQQNLITAQGRVDGHETTGIVLQNCRIEPDKDLVPVKTKIRSYLGRPWKEFSRTIIMESTIGDFIHPDGWLPWQGEFGLKTLYYAEYNNKGAGAKTTARIKWPGYHIINNEEAMKFTAEPFYQGDWISATGSPIHLGLF, from the exons ATGGTTTTCCAAGATTTTGATCTCCTATCCGAGAGAAGAAGATTAGAAAGGCGACAAAAACTTAGAAAGAAAGTTGCCATTGCTGCAGTTTCTGGTATTGCTTTCTTTGTTATAGTTGGTGCTGGAGTTTTCGCCCTTGTCTCTAATCACAAGAGCAGCCCAGGAAACAACGGAGGATCAGCTGTGCCTCAGCCTGTAGAATCCACAAAACCGATATCACGTGTCTCCAGGGTTATCAAAACGGTATGTAATGCAACCACTTACCAGGAGACATGCCAAAAAACCCTCGAGAAGGAAGTGGAAAAGGACCCTTCTTTGGTTCAACCCAAAAATATTCTCAAGATAGCAATCAAAGCAGCCGATGAAGAGATGAAAAAGGTTTTAAAGAAAGCCTCATCCTTCAAATTCGACGACCCACGGGAGAAAGCTGCATTTGAAGATTGTCTAGAACTCGTTGAGAATGCTAAAGAAGAATTGAAAGACTCTGTTGCCCATGTTGGTGATGATCTGGGAAAGCTTGCTAAAAATGCCCCGGACTTGAACAATTGGCTCAGTGCGGTCATGTCTTACCAACAAACTTGCATTGATGGATTCCCTGAGGGAAAATTGAAATCTGACATGGAAAAGACATTTAAGGCATCTAAGGAGCTCACCAGCAATTCCCTTGCGATGGTTTCATCATTGACTTCATTCATGAAAAGTTTTCCCTTTCCAGCAACACTTAACCGTCGGCTTCTGGCAAAGGAAGACAATTCACCCGCATTGAACAAGGATGACCTTCCTGGATGGATGAGTAATGAGGATCGCAGAATATTGAAGGGTGCTAGTAAAGACAAGCCAAAACCAAATGTTACTGTGGCAAAAGATGGTAGTGGTGACTTCCAAAGTATTTCCGAAGCATTGGCGGCCATGCCAGCAAAATATGAAGGACG GTATGTTATCTTTGTTAAACAGGGAATTTACGATGAGACCGTGACAGTGACAAAGAAGATGGCGAACATCACTATCTACGGTGATGGATCACAAAAGACCATTGTGACAGGGAACAAAAATTTTGCTGACGGAGTTCAAACTTTCAGAACTGCCACTTTTG CGGTGTTAGGAGATGGATTTTTGTGCAAAGCTATGGGATTCAGAAACACAGCAGGTCCAGAGAAACATCAGGCTGTGGCTATCAGAGTCCAAGCTGATCGTGCAATATTCCTGAACTGTCGTTTTGAGGGGTACCAAGATACCTTGTATGCACAAACACACCGCCAATTCTACAGAAGCTGTGTCATTACCGGCACTGTTGATTTCATCTTTGGAGATGCAACAGCCATCTTCCAGAACTGCCTTATTACTGTCCGGAAACCATTGGAAAACCAACAAAATCTCATTACGGCCCAGGGTAGGGTTGACGGACATGAAACTACTGGAATTGTTCTTCAAAATTGTCGCATCGAACCAGACAAGGACTTGGTTCCTGTAAAGACCAAGATCAGGAGTTACCTTGGAAGGCCCTGGAAAGAATTTTCAAGAACTATTATCATGGAATCAACGATTGGTGATTTTATTCACCCTGATGGATGGCTACCATGGCAAGGAGAGTTTGGACTCAAAACTCTGTATTATGCAGAGTACAACAATAAAGGGGCTGGTGCAAAGACAACTGCAAGGATCAAGTGGCCTGGCTATCATATCATTAATAATGAAGAGGCCATGAAATTTACTGCTGAGCCTTTCTATCAAGGGGATTGGATTAGTGCTACCGGCTCTCCTATTCACCTTGGCTTGTTTTAA